A genome region from Solirubrobacter pauli includes the following:
- a CDS encoding tyrosine-type recombinase/integrase → MAIAGGRGGGPASPATQRVYLSMIRALARQLGRDDATDTRVPRHEPGPPEALTDTDYQNLLRVPDRRTLRGKRDHALLGILGDCGLRAAELRGLRARDLRRPRANGRHHQLYVRGKGGKERAVPVPAETMKALEAWLKVHPLARGVALLDDDELFVRIGRRAHEEPLPLSSEAVYRIVRKHSLAAGIPQRLAHPHALRTYWVTHALESNVPIHEVKAHLGHSDIRTTAAYGAVRPENIGSIADVLDRRHQAARRSGRQR, encoded by the coding sequence ATGGCCATCGCCGGCGGCCGCGGCGGCGGCCCCGCCTCACCGGCTACCCAGCGCGTGTACCTGTCGATGATCCGCGCGCTCGCGCGACAGCTCGGCCGCGACGACGCCACCGACACCCGCGTACCGCGACACGAGCCCGGGCCACCGGAGGCGCTCACCGACACCGACTACCAGAACCTGCTGCGCGTGCCGGATCGCCGCACGCTGCGCGGCAAACGCGACCACGCACTGCTGGGCATCCTTGGCGACTGCGGCCTGCGCGCCGCCGAGCTCCGCGGTCTACGCGCGCGCGACCTGCGACGGCCTCGCGCCAATGGCCGCCACCATCAACTCTACGTGCGCGGCAAAGGGGGCAAGGAGCGGGCGGTTCCGGTGCCGGCGGAGACGATGAAGGCGCTTGAAGCCTGGCTGAAGGTGCATCCGCTCGCACGCGGCGTCGCGCTGCTTGACGACGACGAGCTGTTCGTGCGGATCGGCCGACGCGCGCACGAGGAGCCGTTGCCGCTCTCGTCGGAAGCGGTATACCGGATCGTCCGCAAGCATTCGCTCGCGGCCGGCATCCCGCAGCGGCTCGCGCACCCGCATGCGCTACGGACTTACTGGGTCACGCACGCGCTGGAGAGCAACGTGCCAATCCACGAGGTCAAGGCGCACCTCGGTCACAGCGACATCCGCACGACCGCTGCTTATGGGGCCGTGAGGCCGGAGAACATCGGCAGCATTGCCGACGTCCTGGACCGCCGGCATCAGGCCGCGCGTCGCTCCGGTCGCCAGCGGTAG
- a CDS encoding M14 family zinc carboxypeptidase, giving the protein MLLRKARRAALAVAVAALAGAAAPGAAHAQLDLAACPSGINYDQSIPTWEQHFAERPNKDAVVPLGRGTGGSGGGAPQFGSGASDTQLPQGRNLTSVIYDYWDRLVEATANNPRVRVIKKFVGKTASGQRDIYFYVLGTPEHIANLDAPDGDAAFWRSVRAGTVPEEVGLEAAVNKPAFAWITATPHGGESAAAESITRQAYELVSRTDCENLQRLKSLTFFLQPVRNPDGRDAIQRYTSWGFDPNRDFGTGNQVENGVFVPLMNQYPGVFFIDAHQTTNDYFFPPNEDPVHHEISHFALNFIQNRIGPALQDAFNAQSIAYRNYSQYDLFTPEYGDTVPSLIMGAAGMTYEKGTREAYQKQVYDHYLAIDTTIKATVEDKVGVTTGWVKQWSEAVQQGQNCQMQPNSLVSPLHDTIKQQPDTVETAGSGNAYTVCGYFFKPDQHTGDTVALIEHLQKTGVRVYKLDTPVAVNGYHEYGTGNVLKPGQVEPLGTSKPVTVDGVTLPAGTLYIPMNQGMKHWIQALLGENPFIPYDYYYDVVSWSYPLQRGLAGSGFLTQNIAPGVAMTEVTPGSLNYGTVTNAGSPVYAFNTDSARGLALAIELLDKNVNVYRATQSFVAGGKTFFSGAALVDAGSLTAGGVDVASLASARDTPVIGLPNYPVSRKQLAKPKIGLYTGGTTVPSNPLFPGTPPGTRYCGQNSFCEALHDLGIKLGLPTRVIVPVTSTDLTNNVLSTGGFTAFINQGSAIAVSTGTEPNQTLTTIGQNLQNWVNAGGTYIGVNNNGTNVARQIRTTTLEAETTTTLPDLSRLLTPGSTFDGTYDVTNPVAWGFDLGGWIYRDNSGNSVFRSSTVGTTASTVVRYKPTPDEKYGYENLANILDDRPAVVDSPAGQGRAVLFGFNPFFRSWKEQDERLLLNAALYPKGAALAAEAASETTAQPAPVLTEIKAAAVAPKAKGVGTAIKGKTVSDRDVKIQVKRKDSAKLKLAVKRTRLSKAIRKKISYRTTKTTVTLVIKGVRTSNEHAREQWVGELRNQIQRRKVTPIYALL; this is encoded by the coding sequence ATGTTGCTCCGCAAGGCAAGGCGTGCGGCGCTGGCGGTCGCCGTCGCGGCGCTCGCCGGAGCCGCAGCGCCGGGCGCGGCCCACGCCCAGCTCGACCTGGCGGCCTGCCCGTCGGGCATCAACTACGACCAGTCGATCCCGACCTGGGAGCAGCACTTCGCCGAGCGCCCGAACAAGGACGCCGTTGTGCCGCTGGGTCGCGGCACGGGCGGCTCGGGTGGCGGCGCGCCGCAGTTCGGCAGCGGCGCGTCGGACACGCAGCTCCCGCAGGGCCGCAACCTGACGTCGGTCATCTACGACTACTGGGATCGCCTCGTCGAGGCGACCGCGAACAACCCGCGGGTGCGGGTGATCAAGAAGTTCGTCGGCAAGACCGCGAGCGGTCAGCGCGACATCTACTTCTACGTGCTCGGCACGCCTGAGCACATCGCCAACCTGGACGCGCCCGACGGTGACGCGGCCTTCTGGCGTAGCGTGCGCGCAGGCACGGTCCCTGAGGAAGTCGGTCTCGAAGCTGCGGTCAACAAGCCCGCGTTCGCGTGGATCACGGCCACGCCGCATGGCGGCGAGTCAGCCGCCGCCGAATCGATCACCCGGCAGGCCTACGAGCTGGTCTCGCGCACGGACTGCGAGAACCTGCAGCGGCTCAAGTCGCTCACGTTCTTTCTGCAGCCCGTCCGCAACCCCGACGGCCGCGACGCCATCCAGCGCTACACCAGCTGGGGCTTTGACCCCAACCGCGACTTCGGCACGGGCAACCAGGTCGAGAACGGCGTCTTCGTGCCGCTCATGAACCAGTACCCGGGCGTGTTCTTTATCGACGCCCACCAGACGACCAACGACTACTTCTTCCCGCCCAACGAGGACCCGGTCCATCACGAGATCAGCCACTTCGCGCTGAACTTCATCCAGAACCGGATCGGCCCGGCACTGCAGGACGCGTTCAACGCCCAGTCGATCGCATACCGCAACTACAGCCAGTACGACCTCTTCACCCCCGAGTACGGCGACACGGTGCCGTCCCTGATCATGGGCGCGGCCGGCATGACCTACGAGAAGGGCACGCGCGAGGCCTACCAGAAGCAGGTCTACGACCACTACCTGGCGATCGACACCACGATCAAGGCCACGGTCGAGGACAAGGTTGGCGTCACCACGGGCTGGGTCAAGCAGTGGTCTGAGGCCGTCCAGCAGGGCCAGAACTGCCAGATGCAGCCGAACTCGCTGGTGAGCCCGCTGCACGACACGATCAAGCAGCAGCCGGACACCGTCGAGACCGCCGGCTCCGGCAACGCCTACACCGTCTGCGGCTACTTCTTTAAGCCCGATCAGCACACCGGCGACACGGTGGCGCTCATCGAGCACCTGCAGAAGACTGGCGTGCGCGTGTACAAGCTCGACACGCCCGTGGCGGTCAACGGCTACCACGAGTACGGCACGGGCAACGTCCTCAAGCCCGGTCAGGTCGAGCCGCTCGGCACGAGCAAGCCGGTCACCGTCGACGGCGTCACGCTGCCAGCGGGGACGCTCTACATCCCTATGAACCAGGGCATGAAACACTGGATCCAGGCGCTGCTGGGCGAGAACCCGTTCATCCCGTACGACTACTACTACGACGTCGTGTCGTGGTCGTACCCGCTCCAGCGAGGCCTCGCCGGATCGGGCTTCCTGACGCAGAACATCGCACCCGGCGTCGCGATGACGGAAGTCACCCCGGGCTCCCTGAACTACGGGACAGTCACCAACGCCGGCTCGCCGGTGTACGCGTTCAACACGGACTCGGCCCGCGGCCTTGCACTCGCGATCGAGCTCCTGGACAAGAACGTCAACGTCTACCGCGCCACGCAGTCGTTCGTGGCCGGCGGCAAAACGTTCTTCAGCGGCGCCGCGCTCGTCGACGCCGGCTCGCTGACCGCGGGTGGGGTGGACGTGGCGTCGCTGGCGTCCGCGCGTGACACCCCGGTGATCGGCCTGCCGAACTACCCGGTGTCGCGCAAGCAGCTCGCCAAGCCGAAGATCGGCCTGTACACCGGTGGCACCACGGTGCCGTCGAACCCGCTGTTCCCCGGTACCCCGCCCGGAACGCGCTACTGCGGCCAGAACTCGTTCTGCGAGGCGCTGCACGACCTCGGCATCAAGCTGGGCCTGCCGACCAGAGTCATCGTGCCGGTCACGTCAACGGACCTGACGAACAACGTCCTGTCGACGGGCGGCTTCACGGCGTTCATCAACCAGGGCTCGGCCATCGCCGTGTCCACGGGCACCGAGCCCAACCAGACGCTGACGACCATCGGCCAGAACCTGCAGAACTGGGTCAACGCCGGCGGCACCTACATCGGCGTCAACAACAACGGCACCAACGTCGCCCGGCAGATCCGCACGACGACGCTCGAGGCCGAGACGACCACGACGCTGCCGGACCTCTCGCGCCTGCTCACGCCGGGCTCGACGTTCGACGGCACCTACGACGTCACCAACCCCGTCGCCTGGGGCTTCGACCTCGGCGGCTGGATCTACCGCGACAACTCCGGCAACTCGGTGTTCCGGTCGAGCACCGTCGGCACCACGGCGTCCACGGTCGTTCGCTACAAGCCCACGCCGGACGAGAAGTACGGCTACGAGAACCTGGCCAACATCCTCGACGACCGTCCCGCCGTCGTCGACTCGCCCGCAGGACAGGGCCGCGCGGTGCTATTCGGGTTCAACCCGTTCTTCCGCTCCTGGAAGGAGCAGGACGAGCGGCTGCTGCTCAACGCGGCCCTGTACCCCAAGGGCGCTGCGCTGGCCGCCGAGGCGGCATCTGAGACGACGGCGCAGCCGGCTCCGGTCCTGACCGAGATCAAGGCCGCGGCCGTGGCTCCCAAGGCCAAGGGCGTCGGCACCGCGATCAAGGGCAAGACGGTCTCCGACCGCGACGTCAAGATCCAGGTCAAGCGCAAGGACAGCGCCAAGCTCAAGCTGGCCGTCAAGCGGACCCGGTTGAGCAAGGCGATCCGCAAGAAGATCAGCTACCGCACGACCAAGACCACGGTCACGCTCGTGATCAAGGGCGTGCGCACGTCGAACGAGCACGCCCGCGAGCAGTGGGTGGGCGAGCTTCGCAACCAGATCCAGCGCCGTAAGGTCACCCCGATCTACGCGCTGCTTTAG
- a CDS encoding Ig-like domain-containing protein, with product MKYAFLPALVGAGVLCLAPSAYAATLTVDDDKADCPAAAFTSVQAAVDAAAPGDTIVICQGKYAEGSGAPGTNAVTITKDGLTLKGAGAGVVTISPKSSGVNFGSILEPTPDLRNGIGDIIAIVGTPTQPLKADISGVTVSGYDPAGRPVAVEAGIAFVDAKGSVKRSHVTNVVTSEGDNAYTLPGGYRGTQPGIGIVQTSRALLAPVDGSRRLEIDRTRVDKYNRVGILIDGAQNDFAPFASSGAVNWGVITASQVIGRTQCSNYAGTGTCVTAAGQITTGPLFGQDGVRVTAGAYASVDSSLITQNMVNGTGAPLRSTTNAQTGATTPSSVNNENLVLAAGLRYAGARLTQYSLATGAVIDSKISNSNIVDNSYGALNLAADGTTTRTGNPNATQQSDPGQLLKAEYNWWGVRNVGTDAVTPPPQINPTVNPPVPENGVNGTAFQESGVGGGSTSNSVDFFPYRSGPQSATGLPSKPETGGAWPILTAPIPVLDNGPVNVTLSAPASADRGSTITLTANGSDDFGIKRVRFADGATTLGLATLPPYTLSATIPADAACGSTRAYTGVVMDSIGQTASASTTVTVTCPVTTNPPAPAAPTVAFNAAPTTLSGKTSVRFTPTAGAGIRSVQLFLGARSVCTLNGAPFDACEVTPSGADVGTQALRVVVTDQLGSTAQATTTVTVPKFKASVTLKVAKKNVKGNKARRTISGTIKFPANVTKAQGCSGKVTVQIKRNGRSVLNQVVSVSKSCTFSRSVTAARNGQTFSVSAKYAGNSVLTTASSTRRFS from the coding sequence TTGAAGTACGCGTTCCTTCCCGCGCTCGTGGGCGCGGGAGTCCTGTGTTTGGCGCCAAGCGCCTACGCAGCGACACTCACGGTCGACGACGATAAGGCGGACTGCCCTGCAGCCGCTTTCACGTCGGTTCAGGCCGCGGTCGATGCCGCCGCACCAGGCGACACGATCGTGATTTGCCAGGGCAAGTACGCGGAGGGCAGCGGCGCGCCGGGCACGAACGCCGTGACGATCACCAAGGACGGCCTCACGCTCAAGGGTGCGGGCGCTGGTGTCGTCACGATCAGCCCGAAGAGTTCCGGCGTGAACTTCGGCAGCATTCTTGAGCCGACGCCCGATCTGCGCAACGGGATCGGCGACATCATCGCCATCGTTGGTACGCCGACACAGCCGCTCAAGGCCGACATCTCTGGCGTGACCGTTAGCGGGTACGACCCCGCCGGGCGACCCGTCGCGGTCGAGGCTGGCATCGCGTTCGTGGACGCTAAGGGCTCGGTCAAGCGCAGCCACGTCACGAACGTGGTCACCTCCGAGGGGGACAACGCGTACACGCTGCCCGGCGGGTATCGCGGCACCCAGCCGGGCATCGGCATCGTCCAGACCTCGCGCGCCCTGCTGGCGCCGGTCGACGGTTCCCGTCGCCTGGAGATCGACCGCACGCGCGTTGACAAGTACAACCGGGTCGGCATCCTTATCGATGGTGCGCAGAACGACTTTGCGCCGTTTGCGTCTTCGGGTGCCGTGAACTGGGGCGTCATCACCGCGTCTCAGGTGATCGGTCGCACGCAGTGCTCGAACTACGCGGGCACTGGTACGTGCGTCACCGCCGCCGGCCAGATCACGACCGGCCCGCTGTTTGGCCAGGACGGCGTGCGCGTGACCGCAGGCGCCTACGCGTCGGTCGACAGCTCGCTCATCACGCAGAACATGGTCAACGGCACTGGCGCGCCGTTGCGTTCGACCACGAACGCGCAGACCGGGGCCACCACGCCGAGCTCGGTCAACAACGAGAACCTCGTTCTTGCGGCCGGCCTCCGGTACGCGGGCGCGCGCTTGACGCAGTACTCGCTTGCTACGGGCGCCGTGATTGACTCGAAGATCTCGAACTCGAACATCGTCGACAACTCCTACGGCGCGCTCAACCTCGCTGCGGACGGCACGACAACGCGCACGGGCAACCCCAACGCCACCCAGCAGTCCGACCCCGGTCAGCTGCTCAAGGCCGAGTACAACTGGTGGGGCGTGCGCAACGTCGGCACCGACGCGGTGACGCCGCCTCCGCAGATCAACCCGACGGTCAACCCGCCGGTGCCGGAGAATGGCGTCAACGGCACGGCGTTCCAGGAGTCCGGCGTAGGTGGCGGCTCAACGTCGAACTCCGTCGACTTCTTCCCCTACCGCAGCGGGCCGCAGTCGGCGACTGGCCTGCCGAGCAAGCCCGAGACCGGTGGCGCATGGCCGATCTTGACCGCGCCGATTCCGGTGCTCGACAACGGGCCGGTGAACGTCACCCTGAGCGCTCCGGCCAGCGCGGATCGCGGTAGCACGATCACGCTGACCGCCAACGGCTCCGACGACTTCGGCATCAAGCGCGTTCGCTTTGCCGACGGCGCCACCACGCTCGGGCTCGCAACGCTTCCGCCGTACACGCTCTCGGCGACGATCCCGGCCGACGCGGCGTGCGGCAGCACCCGCGCCTACACGGGCGTCGTGATGGACTCGATCGGCCAGACGGCCTCGGCCTCCACGACGGTCACCGTCACGTGCCCGGTCACGACGAACCCGCCTGCCCCGGCCGCTCCGACCGTCGCTTTCAACGCGGCCCCGACTACGCTCTCCGGTAAGACGAGCGTCCGCTTCACGCCGACGGCCGGTGCGGGCATCCGGTCCGTCCAGTTGTTCCTCGGCGCGCGCAGCGTCTGCACGCTCAACGGCGCCCCGTTCGATGCCTGCGAGGTCACGCCCTCGGGCGCTGACGTCGGCACTCAGGCGCTGCGCGTCGTCGTGACCGACCAGCTCGGTTCCACGGCTCAGGCCACGACCACCGTGACCGTTCCCAAGTTCAAGGCGTCGGTCACGCTCAAGGTCGCCAAGAAGAACGTCAAGGGCAACAAGGCCCGCCGGACGATCAGCGGCACGATCAAGTTCCCCGCCAACGTCACGAAGGCGCAGGGCTGCTCGGGCAAAGTCACCGTCCAGATCAAGCGCAACGGCCGCTCGGTGCTCAACCAGGTGGTCAGCGTCTCTAAGAGCTGCACGTTCTCGCGCTCGGTCACCGCCGCGCGCAACGGCCAGACCTTCTCGGTCTCGGCCAAGTACGCGGGCAACTCCGTCCTAACGACCGCCAGCTCGACTCGGAGGTTCTCCTGA
- a CDS encoding RNA polymerase sigma factor, producing MTTAATLTALRTAHPIEQFVRDQHRTLERWLTKLFGRKLAPEEISDVLGDTYRAALETDETAAFDAERMRAWAYQVARFRAIGVIRSRNGRSTTETGRRSFVSLDQIDGPDYRSQNTRVDLEHAVVATPGGEAAASALSSESAYAEIANALSDDARAQEARRVTEAMLRLPEDQREALQYVHIDGLTVRAAAELLGTSKSSFDRLYRRALSRLQALCAAEQDADCAQARALMQSKTALAAELIGWRDAHIEGCFSCQVAAGRRVKLLIPALPVIVYRPGWLARATDRLTQLLSRGDTLPTEAVAAGIGTAGAGGTVAGSTLLGGIATKAAACAVAATCAAGAAVTVPAVVHHERKAPVRTAKATATPSPRATSTPKAIAPAITPAATSAASTSLTTDEAARRSANAEAAAAAERARKRRAAKAAKAAKAKAAKARAAKAKAKNDAGAEFSPESFRPAATPAPSAPRATAASGTTTARTPSTSTTAPKSSSQSTSSFSEEFRP from the coding sequence ATGACCACCGCAGCGACGCTTACTGCGCTCCGTACGGCGCACCCGATCGAGCAATTTGTTCGCGACCAGCACCGCACGCTCGAGCGCTGGCTGACCAAGCTCTTCGGACGCAAGCTCGCGCCCGAAGAGATCAGCGACGTCCTCGGTGACACCTACCGCGCTGCGCTAGAGACCGATGAGACAGCGGCGTTCGATGCCGAGCGCATGAGAGCCTGGGCTTACCAGGTCGCTCGCTTCCGCGCGATCGGCGTCATTCGCTCGCGTAACGGCCGCTCCACGACCGAAACCGGCCGACGGAGCTTCGTCTCGCTCGACCAGATCGACGGGCCCGATTACCGATCGCAGAACACCCGCGTGGATTTGGAGCACGCGGTCGTCGCCACCCCCGGTGGGGAGGCCGCCGCGTCCGCGTTGTCCAGCGAATCCGCCTACGCGGAGATCGCCAACGCGCTCAGCGACGACGCGCGCGCCCAGGAAGCGCGCCGGGTCACCGAAGCGATGCTGCGGCTCCCCGAAGACCAGCGCGAGGCATTGCAGTACGTGCACATCGACGGCCTGACCGTCCGTGCGGCCGCCGAGCTGCTGGGCACCAGCAAGTCGAGCTTCGATCGCCTGTACCGGCGCGCGCTCTCTCGCCTGCAGGCGCTGTGCGCGGCCGAGCAGGACGCCGACTGCGCCCAGGCGCGCGCGCTCATGCAGTCCAAGACCGCCCTGGCCGCCGAGCTCATCGGCTGGCGCGACGCGCACATCGAAGGCTGCTTCTCCTGCCAGGTCGCCGCCGGGCGCCGCGTGAAGCTGCTCATCCCGGCCCTGCCGGTCATCGTTTACCGCCCGGGCTGGCTTGCCCGCGCTACCGATCGCCTCACGCAGCTGCTCTCGCGCGGCGACACGCTGCCCACCGAGGCCGTCGCCGCCGGGATCGGCACCGCGGGCGCGGGCGGCACCGTCGCCGGAAGCACGCTGCTCGGCGGCATCGCCACCAAGGCCGCCGCCTGCGCCGTCGCCGCCACGTGCGCCGCGGGCGCAGCCGTTACCGTCCCCGCCGTCGTTCACCACGAGCGCAAGGCTCCGGTCAGGACCGCCAAGGCGACCGCCACGCCCAGCCCGCGCGCAACCTCCACCCCCAAGGCGATCGCGCCGGCCATCACGCCCGCAGCGACGAGCGCAGCTTCGACCTCGCTGACCACCGACGAGGCCGCGCGCCGTTCGGCGAACGCCGAAGCAGCCGCCGCTGCCGAGCGCGCCCGCAAGCGCCGCGCCGCCAAGGCCGCCAAGGCCGCCAAGGCGAAGGCCGCCAAGGCTCGCGCCGCGAAGGCCAAGGCCAAGAACGACGCGGGAGCCGAGTTCTCGCCCGAGTCCTTCCGGCCCGCCGCTACGCCCGCGCCGAGCGCGCCGCGCGCCACGGCCGCCAGCGGCACCACCACAGCACGCACGCCGTCGACATCGACGACCGCGCCCAAGTCTTCCTCCCAATCGACCTCGAGCTTCTCTGAGGAGTTCAGGCCATGA
- a CDS encoding S8 family peptidase produces the protein MTGALAAFVAAGALAGPASAQVLPDNFPSPQAKLANAEFLAQAPAPATGAGTVCVIDTGVSQLADLDTQVIERISAVGGNGEDIYHQADNPYSGHGTFVASTIASRVDGVGSAGIWPAAKIISVRVARAAGSNATSADYRTAISECARVDRGVDVINLSLGASYIDADDLARLENKIINARRDKNINVVASTGNDGNNIQVNYPARFADAFAIGATDPNGAFCSFSNRGTGLDLSALGCNTYATGFDGGVGAFHGTSFAAPTAAAVLVALRSYMPGLTANAAEELLLRTARQTAAGPVLDAAAAFRAAGLGALVDAYVAPQLPNGGGDAAGGGNTPPGGPEVVTKVDVTHVPDVVETKLSKPKARKASLKRGTLTVQVAKPPKGAVAVFRVGGRSYERKNGKLTLKKVRSWRTVTVFIEDQWGVRSDSLKVRRPTGRR, from the coding sequence GTGACCGGCGCCCTGGCGGCCTTTGTGGCCGCCGGGGCGCTGGCCGGTCCCGCCAGCGCCCAGGTTCTCCCCGACAACTTCCCCAGCCCGCAGGCCAAGCTCGCCAACGCCGAGTTTCTCGCGCAGGCACCCGCGCCCGCCACGGGCGCCGGCACCGTCTGCGTCATCGACACCGGCGTCTCCCAGCTCGCTGACCTCGACACCCAGGTCATCGAGCGCATCAGCGCCGTCGGCGGCAACGGCGAAGACATCTACCACCAGGCTGACAACCCCTACAGCGGGCACGGCACCTTCGTCGCCTCCACGATCGCCAGCCGCGTCGACGGAGTCGGCTCTGCAGGTATCTGGCCCGCCGCCAAGATCATCAGCGTCCGGGTTGCTCGCGCCGCCGGCAGCAACGCCACGTCAGCCGACTACCGCACTGCGATCAGCGAGTGCGCGAGAGTCGACAGAGGCGTGGACGTGATCAACCTCTCGTTGGGGGCCTCCTACATCGACGCCGACGATCTCGCGCGCCTCGAGAACAAGATCATCAACGCTCGCCGCGACAAGAACATCAACGTCGTGGCCTCCACCGGCAACGACGGAAACAACATCCAGGTCAACTATCCGGCTCGATTCGCCGACGCCTTCGCCATCGGCGCAACCGACCCGAACGGCGCGTTCTGCTCGTTCTCGAACCGTGGCACCGGCCTCGACCTCTCCGCTCTCGGCTGCAACACCTACGCCACCGGTTTCGATGGCGGTGTCGGTGCGTTCCATGGCACCTCGTTCGCGGCTCCCACGGCTGCCGCGGTGCTTGTCGCTCTGCGTTCCTACATGCCCGGGCTGACCGCTAATGCGGCCGAGGAGCTGCTGCTCAGGACCGCGCGCCAGACGGCTGCCGGTCCTGTCCTGGATGCGGCTGCTGCGTTCCGGGCGGCTGGCCTCGGTGCGTTGGTCGACGCGTACGTCGCGCCGCAGCTGCCGAACGGCGGCGGCGATGCCGCCGGCGGCGGGAACACCCCTCCTGGTGGCCCCGAGGTCGTGACCAAGGTCGACGTCACGCACGTGCCCGACGTCGTCGAGACCAAGCTCTCCAAGCCGAAGGCTCGGAAGGCGTCGCTCAAGCGCGGCACACTGACGGTGCAGGTCGCCAAACCGCCCAAGGGCGCGGTGGCGGTCTTCCGGGTCGGTGGACGGTCCTACGAGCGCAAGAACGGGAAGCTGACGCTGAAGAAGGTGCGCTCTTGGCGGACCGTCACTGTGTTTATCGAAGATCAGTGGGGCGTTCGGTCTGACTCGCTCAAGGTTCGACGCCCTACCGGGCGTCGTTGA